In Sphingomonas sp. SORGH_AS_0950, the following are encoded in one genomic region:
- the moaD gene encoding molybdopterin converting factor subunit 1, with the protein MPLTILYFAWVRERIGLSEETLTLPPEVATMADLIGWLATRGGGYAEALAEPERLRAAVDQNFVGLDTAIGRAREVAIFPPVTGG; encoded by the coding sequence ATGCCGCTCACCATTCTCTATTTCGCCTGGGTCCGCGAACGGATCGGCCTGTCCGAAGAGACGCTGACCCTGCCGCCCGAGGTCGCGACCATGGCCGATCTGATCGGCTGGCTGGCGACGCGGGGCGGCGGCTATGCCGAGGCGCTGGCCGAGCCGGAGCGGCTGCGCGCAGCGGTGGACCAGAATTTCGTCGGCCTCGATACGGCGATCGGTCGGGCGCGCGAGGTCGCGATCTTCCCGCCGGTGACCGGCGGATGA
- a CDS encoding carboxymuconolactone decarboxylase family protein, translating into MSLKEFAGQLPDFAKDIRLNVGSLINEPVLNDQRKYGLLLACAHGSGHKPLVEAAEAECAPKLSAEAANAARAAAAVMAMNNVYYRFTHLAGNQEYRNMPAKLRMNVIGAPGIDKIDFELFSLAVSAMNGCGMCIDAHEAVLKKAGVTAEVIQTSVRIAAVMQAVATVHAAIA; encoded by the coding sequence ATGTCGCTCAAGGAATTTGCCGGGCAGCTGCCCGATTTCGCCAAGGACATCCGCCTGAACGTCGGCTCGCTGATCAACGAGCCGGTGCTGAACGACCAGCGCAAATACGGCCTGCTGCTCGCCTGTGCGCATGGCTCGGGCCACAAGCCGCTGGTCGAGGCGGCGGAAGCCGAATGCGCCCCCAAGCTGTCGGCCGAGGCGGCCAATGCGGCGCGCGCGGCGGCGGCGGTGATGGCGATGAACAATGTCTATTACCGCTTCACGCACCTGGCCGGGAACCAGGAATATCGCAACATGCCCGCCAAGCTGCGCATGAACGTGATCGGCGCGCCGGGCATCGACAAGATCGATTTCGAGCTGTTCAGCCTCGCCGTGTCGGCGATGAACGGCTGCGGCATGTGCATCGACGCGCATGAGGCGGTGCTGAAGAAGGCGGGCGTCACGGCGGAGGTCATCCAGACCTCGGTCCGTATCGCGGCGGTGATGCAGGCGGTGGCGACCGTCCACGCGGCGATCGCCTAA
- a CDS encoding peroxiredoxin: MLTVGDKLPAFTVPVQQGTSALPAGETISDTSYEGKWKVLFYWPKDFTFVCPTEIVGYSELKGDFEDRDAVLIGASTDTAHVHLAWRKSDPDLAAADFPWIADNGRVLADALGIVDKNEHVAYRATFIIDPDNVIQHVTINGLNVGRNPAETLRVLDALQTDELCPCNWNKGDDVLQLAAE, translated from the coding sequence ATGTTGACCGTTGGAGACAAGCTCCCCGCATTCACCGTTCCCGTCCAGCAGGGCACCAGCGCGCTGCCCGCCGGCGAGACGATCAGCGACACGTCGTACGAGGGCAAGTGGAAGGTCCTGTTCTACTGGCCGAAGGACTTCACCTTCGTCTGCCCGACCGAGATCGTCGGCTATTCCGAGCTGAAGGGCGATTTCGAGGATCGCGACGCCGTGCTGATCGGCGCGTCGACCGACACCGCGCACGTCCACCTGGCATGGCGCAAGTCGGACCCGGATCTGGCCGCGGCCGATTTCCCCTGGATCGCGGACAATGGCCGCGTCCTGGCCGACGCGCTGGGCATCGTCGACAAGAATGAGCATGTCGCCTACCGCGCGACCTTCATCATCGACCCCGACAATGTCATCCAGCATGTCACGATCAACGGCCTGAACGTCGGCCGCAACCCGGCGGAGACGCTGCGTGTCCTCGACGCGCTGCAGACCGACGAGCTGTGCCCGTGCAACTGGAACAAGGGCGACGACGTCCTCCAGCTCGCGGCCGAGTAA
- a CDS encoding molybdenum cofactor biosynthesis protein MoaE encodes MIRILVSRDPIDLAAEAARVEQAEVGAVATFCGLVRADDGVDRLELEHYPGATEAALDRIAHLAKARWSLQAATIVHRVGPMQPGERIVFVAAAAPHRRDALDACAYLIDRLKTDAPFWKRETRGADARWVEARDSDGAAAARWDDI; translated from the coding sequence ATGATCCGGATACTCGTATCGCGCGATCCCATCGACCTGGCGGCCGAGGCGGCGCGCGTCGAGCAGGCGGAGGTGGGCGCGGTTGCCACCTTTTGCGGTCTGGTCCGCGCGGACGACGGGGTCGACCGGCTCGAACTCGAACATTATCCTGGCGCGACCGAGGCCGCGCTGGACCGGATCGCCCATCTCGCCAAGGCGCGGTGGTCGTTGCAGGCGGCCACCATCGTCCACCGGGTCGGACCGATGCAGCCGGGCGAGCGGATCGTCTTCGTCGCGGCGGCGGCCCCCCATCGGCGCGATGCGCTGGACGCCTGCGCCTATCTGATCGACCGGCTCAAAACCGATGCGCCGTTCTGGAAACGCGAGACGCGGGGGGCGGACGCCCGCTGGGTCGAGGCGCGCGACAGCGACGGGGCGGCCGCCGCGCGCTGGGACGACATCTGA
- the epsC gene encoding serine O-acetyltransferase EpsC translates to MPSRLAAYLDSIRARDPAPHSRAEILLYPGVWALAGHRVAHRLYRSRAFFLARLVNHFTRFLTAIDIHPGAKIGRNFFIDHGFVVIGETAEIGDDVTIYQCVTLGGTSPDNGVAGKRHPTLMDGSIVGSGAQVLGPITIGPRARVGANAVVTRDVPEGAVMVGIPARPTMVEGGAAPEKRFVPYGTPCSEVFDPQTQKIEMLRCELDTLRRQLDTVLAEQNIERDRA, encoded by the coding sequence ATGCCGAGCCGATTGGCCGCTTATCTCGATTCGATCCGGGCTCGTGACCCCGCTCCGCACTCGCGTGCCGAGATCCTGCTCTATCCGGGCGTCTGGGCCCTGGCGGGGCACCGCGTGGCGCATCGGCTCTACCGGTCGCGCGCCTTCTTTCTCGCGCGGCTGGTCAATCATTTCACCCGCTTCCTGACCGCGATCGACATCCATCCGGGTGCGAAGATCGGGCGGAATTTCTTCATCGACCATGGCTTCGTCGTGATCGGCGAGACGGCGGAGATCGGCGACGACGTCACCATCTATCAATGCGTGACGCTGGGCGGGACCAGCCCCGACAATGGCGTGGCGGGCAAGCGGCATCCGACGCTGATGGACGGTTCGATCGTCGGATCGGGCGCGCAGGTGCTCGGCCCGATCACGATCGGTCCGCGCGCACGGGTGGGGGCCAATGCGGTCGTCACCCGCGACGTGCCCGAGGGCGCGGTGATGGTCGGCATTCCGGCAAGGCCGACGATGGTCGAGGGCGGCGCGGCGCCCGAGAAGCGCTTCGTCCCTTATGGTACGCCCTGCTCGGAGGTGTTCGACCCCCAGACCCAGAAGATCGAGATGCTGCGGTGCGAGCTGGACACGCTGCGGCGGCAGCTCGACACGGTGCTGGCCGAGCAGAATATCGAGCGCGACCGCGCCTGA
- a CDS encoding sulfite exporter TauE/SafE family protein — protein MMDPTSSEWIHILPFIGVGFAAQVVDGALGMAFGVISNTLLISLGVPPAAASAGVHSVETFTTAVSGISHAVHRNVNWRLFLRLMIPGVIGGALGAYVLSNIDAAVVKPFILAYLTAIGIYLLIRAWRHKAHSREPKVVEPLGFLGGFLDAAGGGGWGPVVTSNLLAQGAAPRTTIGTVNTAEFFLTATISATFITQLGWEAFTMATVGLLIGGICAAPFGAMLAKRVPARVLLTLVGVILTLTSLWGFYQAMKG, from the coding sequence ATGATGGACCCGACCAGTAGCGAATGGATCCATATCCTGCCCTTTATCGGCGTCGGATTTGCCGCCCAGGTGGTCGATGGCGCTTTGGGCATGGCGTTCGGGGTGATTTCCAATACCCTGCTGATCAGCCTGGGCGTGCCCCCGGCAGCCGCGTCGGCGGGGGTGCACAGCGTCGAGACCTTCACGACCGCCGTATCGGGGATCAGTCATGCGGTGCATCGCAACGTCAACTGGCGGCTGTTCCTGCGGTTGATGATTCCGGGCGTCATCGGCGGTGCGCTGGGCGCCTATGTCCTGTCCAATATCGATGCGGCGGTGGTGAAGCCGTTCATCCTCGCCTATCTGACCGCGATCGGCATCTATCTCCTGATCCGTGCCTGGCGGCACAAGGCGCATAGCCGCGAGCCGAAGGTGGTCGAGCCGCTGGGCTTTCTCGGCGGGTTTCTCGATGCGGCGGGCGGCGGCGGATGGGGGCCGGTCGTGACCTCCAACCTGCTGGCCCAGGGCGCGGCGCCGCGGACGACGATCGGGACGGTCAACACCGCCGAATTCTTCCTGACCGCGACGATCTCGGCGACCTTCATCACCCAACTGGGTTGGGAGGCGTTCACCATGGCGACGGTGGGGCTGCTGATCGGCGGCATCTGCGCCGCGCCGTTCGGCGCGATGCTGGCCAAGCGCGTTCCCGCGCGGGTGCTGCTGACGCTGGTCGGCGTCATCCTGACCCTGACCAGCCTTTGGGGTTTCTATCAGGCCATGAAGGGCTGA
- a CDS encoding cation acetate symporter: protein MRGRGLWLALPLALLPLSAAHAHAIGPAVQQATNWTAIGMFAAFVALTLAITRWAARRTRTASDFYTAGGGITGFQNGLAIAGDFMSAASFLGISAQIYADGYDGLIYSIGFLVGWPILLFLMAERLRNLGRFTFADVASFRFAQTPVRMVAACSTLMVVLFYLIAQMVGAGQLIRLLFGLPYGYAVVIVGVLMTFYVLFGGMTATTWVQIVKAMMLLGAASFMAIAVLARFGFSPEALFARAVEVKTALAALAGAGPDEAVTKGRAIMGPGGFIKDPISAISIGAALMFGTAGLPHILMRFFTVPDAKAARSSVLWATGWIGYFYILTFVIGFGAIVLVATDPGFLDADGALRGGSNMAAIHLAQAVGGNLFLGFISAVAFATILAVVAGLTLSGASAVSHDLYATVVKKGQADSASELRVSRITVLVLAVVAILLGILFEKQNVAFMVSLAFALAASANFPVLLLSLLWSGCTTRGVVVGGVVGLSTALVLTILSPAIWVKVLGYDTPIFPYGSPTIFSMPLAFLTIWLVSITDRSGRAAVDKAGYPAQRIRSETGIGAAAAHDH, encoded by the coding sequence ATGAGGGGGCGGGGGCTATGGCTCGCCTTGCCGCTGGCGTTGCTGCCCCTGTCGGCGGCCCATGCTCATGCGATCGGCCCGGCGGTGCAGCAGGCGACCAACTGGACCGCGATCGGCATGTTCGCCGCCTTCGTCGCGCTGACCCTGGCGATCACCCGCTGGGCGGCGCGGCGGACGCGCACGGCGTCGGATTTCTATACGGCGGGCGGCGGCATCACCGGCTTTCAGAACGGACTGGCGATCGCGGGCGACTTCATGTCGGCGGCGTCGTTCCTGGGTATCTCGGCGCAGATTTATGCCGATGGCTATGACGGGCTGATCTATTCGATCGGCTTTCTGGTCGGCTGGCCGATCCTGCTGTTCCTGATGGCCGAGCGGCTGCGCAATCTGGGGCGGTTCACCTTTGCCGATGTGGCGTCGTTCCGCTTTGCCCAGACCCCGGTGCGCATGGTCGCGGCCTGTTCGACCCTGATGGTCGTGCTGTTCTACCTGATCGCGCAGATGGTGGGGGCGGGGCAGTTGATCCGGCTGCTCTTCGGCTTGCCTTACGGCTATGCCGTCGTCATCGTCGGCGTGCTGATGACCTTCTACGTCCTGTTCGGTGGCATGACCGCGACGACCTGGGTGCAGATCGTCAAAGCGATGATGCTGCTCGGCGCGGCCAGCTTCATGGCGATCGCGGTGCTGGCGCGGTTCGGCTTCAGCCCCGAGGCGCTGTTCGCCCGCGCGGTCGAGGTCAAGACGGCGCTCGCTGCGCTGGCCGGGGCGGGGCCCGACGAGGCGGTGACGAAGGGCCGGGCGATCATGGGGCCTGGCGGGTTCATCAAGGACCCGATCTCCGCCATCTCGATCGGCGCGGCGTTGATGTTCGGGACCGCGGGCCTGCCCCACATCCTGATGCGCTTCTTCACCGTGCCCGATGCCAAGGCGGCGCGCAGCTCGGTGCTGTGGGCGACGGGGTGGATCGGATACTTCTACATCCTGACCTTCGTCATCGGCTTTGGCGCGATCGTGCTGGTCGCCACCGACCCGGGCTTCCTCGATGCCGATGGCGCGCTTCGCGGCGGCAGCAACATGGCGGCGATCCATCTGGCGCAGGCGGTCGGCGGCAACCTGTTCCTGGGCTTCATCTCGGCGGTGGCGTTCGCGACGATCCTGGCGGTGGTCGCGGGGCTGACCCTGTCGGGCGCCTCGGCGGTCAGCCACGACCTTTATGCGACCGTCGTCAAGAAGGGGCAGGCGGATTCGGCCTCCGAGCTGCGCGTGTCGCGGATTACGGTGCTGGTGCTGGCGGTCGTCGCCATCCTGCTGGGCATCCTGTTCGAGAAGCAGAATGTCGCCTTCATGGTCAGCCTGGCCTTCGCGCTGGCGGCATCGGCCAATTTCCCGGTGCTGCTGCTGTCGCTGCTCTGGTCGGGATGCACGACGCGCGGCGTGGTCGTGGGCGGGGTGGTCGGCCTGTCGACCGCGCTGGTGCTGACCATATTGTCACCCGCCATCTGGGTGAAGGTGCTGGGCTATGACACGCCGATCTTCCCTTATGGATCGCCGACCATCTTCTCGATGCCGCTGGCGTTCCTGACCATCTGGCTGGTGTCGATCACCGACCGCAGCGGCCGCGCGGCGGTCGACAAGGCGGGCTATCCGGCCCAGCGCATCCGGTCGGAAACCGGGATCGGCGCGGCGGCGGCGCACGATCACTGA
- the pgsA gene encoding CDP-diacylglycerol--glycerol-3-phosphate 3-phosphatidyltransferase, with protein sequence MLTLPNLLTLSRILAVPLLAGLLWQPEWALGYAIAFALYCLMGITDYFDGYLARAKGTVSKLGVFLDPIADKIMVASVILVLVAVQVLSGISVVAGLVILLREIAVSGLREFLAQLQVSVPVSRLAKWKTTLQLIALGGLILGGALPGWPWLHVAALAALWGAAVLTLVTGWDYLRVGLKHMDS encoded by the coding sequence ATGCTGACGCTGCCCAACCTGCTGACACTCTCGCGAATCCTGGCCGTGCCGCTTCTGGCCGGGCTGTTGTGGCAACCCGAATGGGCGCTGGGCTATGCCATCGCCTTCGCGCTCTACTGCCTGATGGGCATCACCGATTATTTCGACGGCTATCTCGCGCGGGCCAAGGGTACGGTGTCGAAGCTGGGCGTGTTCCTCGACCCCATCGCCGACAAGATCATGGTCGCCTCGGTGATCCTCGTGCTGGTCGCGGTGCAGGTGTTGAGCGGGATCAGCGTCGTTGCGGGCCTCGTCATCCTGTTGCGGGAAATCGCGGTGTCGGGCCTGCGCGAATTCCTGGCGCAGTTGCAGGTGTCGGTGCCGGTGTCGCGGCTCGCCAAGTGGAAGACGACGTTGCAGCTGATCGCGCTGGGCGGCCTGATCCTGGGCGGGGCGCTGCCCGGATGGCCCTGGCTCCATGTGGCGGCGCTGGCCGCGCTGTGGGGTGCGGCGGTGCTGACGCTCGTCACCGGATGGGACTATCTGCGCGTCGGCCTCAAGCATATGGACAGCTGA
- a CDS encoding hydrogen peroxide-inducible genes activator: MAATYLPTLKQLQYLVALQDHGHFGRAADACFVTQSTLSAGLRELETLIGVTLVERTRRVVRFTPLGERIADKARRVLREADELGDMARAAGRPLSGEMRMSVIPTIAPFMLPRILPRLRRDFPDLKLFLREEPSGPACERLHNGRTDCVLLALPFACGEVTAEPLFDDRLFVAFPTDEDHSPPPAFPASAIDENRLLLLEDGHCLKDHALAACNRPELRAEATMLGTSLHTIVQMVDNGLGMTMLPEMALRSGILDNTNITARPLDADNAVRKIALVWRRASPREKDFRLLAQVLAEAA; the protein is encoded by the coding sequence ATGGCCGCGACCTATCTACCGACCCTGAAACAGCTTCAATATCTCGTGGCCTTGCAGGACCATGGCCATTTCGGCCGGGCCGCCGACGCCTGCTTCGTGACCCAGTCGACCCTGTCGGCGGGCCTGCGCGAGCTGGAAACGCTGATCGGCGTGACGTTGGTCGAGCGGACCCGGCGCGTGGTGCGCTTCACCCCGCTGGGCGAGCGGATCGCCGACAAGGCGCGCCGGGTGCTGCGCGAGGCGGACGAGCTGGGCGACATGGCGCGCGCCGCCGGACGTCCGCTGTCGGGCGAGATGCGCATGTCGGTCATCCCGACCATCGCGCCCTTCATGCTGCCGCGCATCCTGCCCCGACTCCGCCGCGACTTTCCCGACCTGAAGCTGTTCCTGCGCGAGGAGCCCAGCGGCCCCGCCTGCGAGCGGCTGCACAATGGCCGTACCGACTGCGTGCTGCTCGCCCTGCCCTTCGCCTGTGGCGAGGTGACCGCCGAGCCGCTGTTCGACGACCGGCTGTTCGTCGCCTTCCCGACCGACGAGGATCACAGCCCGCCGCCCGCCTTCCCGGCGTCGGCGATTGACGAGAACCGGCTGCTGCTGCTCGAGGACGGGCATTGCCTCAAGGATCATGCGCTCGCGGCGTGCAATCGCCCCGAGTTGCGGGCCGAGGCGACGATGCTGGGCACCTCGCTCCACACCATCGTTCAGATGGTGGACAATGGGCTGGGCATGACGATGCTGCCCGAAATGGCGCTGCGGTCGGGTATCCTCGACAATACCAACATCACCGCGCGGCCGCTCGATGCCGACAATGCCGTGCGCAAGATCGCGCTGGTCTGGCGCCGGGCGAGCCCGCGCGAGAAGGATTTCCGGCTGCTCGCCCAGGTGCTGGCGGAAGCGGCCTGA
- a CDS encoding DUF485 domain-containing protein → MEDAASRLARDPRYIALVRKRGRFTTILTIVMLIVYFGFVLTIAFDKALLARSISGGATSWGIPVGLGVIALAILLTGLYVWRANRDFDPVIDALRAEERA, encoded by the coding sequence ATGGAGGATGCCGCCAGCCGTCTGGCGCGTGACCCGCGCTATATCGCGCTCGTCCGCAAGCGAGGTCGTTTCACCACCATCCTGACGATCGTCATGCTGATCGTCTATTTCGGGTTCGTCCTCACCATCGCCTTCGACAAGGCGCTGCTGGCCCGATCGATTTCGGGCGGCGCGACATCCTGGGGCATCCCGGTCGGGCTGGGGGTGATCGCGCTCGCGATCCTGCTGACGGGCCTGTATGTCTGGCGCGCCAATCGCGACTTCGATCCGGTGATCGATGCCCTGCGCGCGGAGGAAAGGGCATGA
- a CDS encoding fasciclin domain-containing protein, protein MTKTFAILMSATALVAAGTAATAQTAQTAPTATAPAQAPAQPAPATPVATGTVVQVLAATPDRSTLAKLVTTAGLAADLSGPGPFTVFAPSDEAFSRMPAGALDTLSQPANKAALTTILKYHVVSGKLTAEQLKQQIAAGNGTATLTTLAGQPLTAQLGPNGNIMLTDVNGQKAYVDKADVAATNGVVHLTNGISVPKIG, encoded by the coding sequence ATGACGAAGACCTTTGCCATCCTGATGTCCGCCACCGCGCTGGTCGCCGCGGGCACCGCCGCCACCGCCCAGACGGCCCAGACCGCGCCGACGGCCACGGCCCCCGCCCAGGCTCCGGCCCAGCCCGCTCCGGCCACCCCGGTCGCGACCGGCACCGTCGTTCAGGTCCTCGCCGCCACGCCCGACCGCAGCACGCTGGCCAAGCTGGTCACGACCGCGGGTCTGGCCGCCGATCTGTCGGGCCCCGGCCCCTTCACCGTCTTCGCCCCCAGCGACGAGGCGTTCAGCCGCATGCCCGCAGGCGCGCTCGACACGCTGAGCCAGCCCGCGAACAAGGCGGCGCTGACCACGATCCTGAAGTATCACGTCGTCTCGGGCAAGCTGACCGCCGAGCAGCTGAAGCAGCAGATCGCCGCCGGCAACGGCACCGCGACGCTGACGACGCTCGCCGGACAGCCGCTGACCGCGCAGCTGGGGCCCAACGGCAATATCATGCTGACCGACGTGAACGGCCAGAAGGCCTATGTCGACAAGGCGGACGTGGCCGCGACCAACGGGGTCGTCCATCTGACCAACGGCATCAGCGTGCCGAAGATCGGCTGA
- a CDS encoding fasciclin domain-containing protein encodes MTHPAKRMLAALPIAALVMLGACGRGRDEREAPAAPSATAVTAPAQEAPFVADRPMAPTRTILDNAAATPSLSSLVAAIRAASLSTTLAGPGPFTLFAPTNAAFGRLAPGVEAQLLQPANQASLVRVLRYHLVPGVVTVTELQRRIAAGGGTATLMTAQGEPLTLSMTQSVITLTDGGGNKSYIEAGDMRQANGMIHIVNGVLVPKLD; translated from the coding sequence ATGACTCATCCAGCGAAGCGCATGCTGGCGGCCCTGCCGATCGCGGCTCTGGTGATGCTGGGCGCCTGCGGGCGGGGACGGGACGAGCGAGAGGCGCCCGCCGCCCCCTCCGCCACGGCGGTCACGGCGCCCGCGCAGGAAGCGCCCTTCGTCGCCGACCGGCCGATGGCGCCGACCCGCACCATCCTGGACAATGCGGCCGCGACGCCTTCGCTCTCATCGCTGGTCGCGGCGATCCGCGCGGCCTCGCTCTCGACCACGCTGGCGGGCCCCGGCCCCTTCACGCTGTTCGCGCCGACCAATGCGGCGTTCGGGCGGCTCGCCCCCGGCGTCGAGGCGCAGCTGCTCCAGCCCGCCAACCAGGCCTCGCTGGTCCGCGTGCTGCGCTATCATCTGGTACCGGGGGTAGTGACGGTGACCGAGCTGCAACGGCGTATCGCGGCGGGCGGCGGGACCGCCACGCTGATGACGGCGCAGGGCGAACCGCTGACCCTCAGCATGACCCAGTCGGTCATCACCCTGACCGATGGCGGCGGGAACAAGAGCTATATCGAGGCGGGCGACATGCGTCAGGCCAATGGCATGATCCACATCGTGAACGGTGTATTGGTGCCAAAACTGGATTAA
- a CDS encoding MFS transporter produces the protein MLNALGLLKRRRFLPLFATQFLGAFNDNLFKTSMVLFATYAIFTDATSESYFNAAATGASILPFVFLSALSGQLADSHDKARIIRIVKTVEIGIMLVGAAGLLIAKSGHSTIGLALMLGTVLALGVHSTFFGPIKYAILPQHLEPDDILGGTGLVEAGTYLAILLGTVAAGWIPVEAAAGGVIVVAVLGWFTGRQVPPAPREGPPLKLNYNPFTASWRLISATLHIRRLFLAIIAISFFWTIGAVLIIVFPPLVKNVLTADKEVASLAIAIFSVGVAIGSVVINTMLKGEISARYSPISVIAMGAFVVLFSVLCRNWTPAPDGGLYSWQAFLAEPRAIAILATLLAIATTGGMFVVPLYAFLTTTVEKDQTARTVAANNIVNCFAMTIGSVAVFGISAMGVTPENMLFVVAGMCLVSAWLALRLHRACDDGCVQPG, from the coding sequence ATGCTCAATGCCCTCGGGCTTCTCAAGCGGCGTCGGTTCCTGCCGCTGTTCGCCACCCAGTTTCTCGGCGCCTTCAACGACAATCTGTTCAAGACCTCGATGGTGCTGTTCGCGACCTATGCGATCTTCACCGATGCGACGTCGGAATCCTATTTCAACGCCGCCGCGACCGGGGCATCGATCCTTCCCTTCGTCTTCCTCTCGGCACTGTCGGGACAGCTGGCGGACAGCCATGACAAGGCGCGGATCATCCGCATCGTCAAGACGGTCGAGATCGGGATCATGCTGGTCGGCGCTGCGGGCCTGCTGATCGCCAAGTCGGGACATAGCACCATCGGGCTGGCGCTGATGCTGGGGACGGTGCTGGCGCTGGGCGTCCATTCGACCTTTTTCGGGCCGATCAAATACGCCATCCTGCCCCAGCATCTGGAGCCCGACGACATTCTGGGCGGGACCGGGCTGGTCGAGGCGGGGACCTATCTCGCGATCCTGCTGGGCACGGTCGCGGCCGGATGGATCCCGGTCGAGGCGGCGGCGGGCGGCGTGATCGTCGTGGCGGTGCTGGGCTGGTTCACCGGGCGGCAGGTGCCCCCCGCCCCGCGCGAAGGGCCGCCGCTCAAGCTGAACTACAACCCCTTCACCGCATCCTGGCGGCTGATCTCGGCGACGCTGCATATCCGCCGCCTGTTCCTGGCGATCATCGCGATCAGCTTCTTCTGGACGATCGGCGCGGTGCTGATCATCGTCTTCCCGCCGCTGGTCAAGAATGTGCTGACCGCCGACAAGGAGGTGGCGAGCCTGGCCATCGCGATCTTCTCGGTCGGGGTGGCGATCGGATCGGTGGTCATCAACACGATGCTGAAGGGTGAGATTTCGGCGCGCTATTCGCCGATCTCGGTCATCGCGATGGGCGCGTTCGTCGTCCTGTTCTCGGTCCTGTGCCGCAACTGGACCCCGGCGCCGGATGGCGGGCTGTATAGCTGGCAGGCCTTCCTCGCCGAACCGCGCGCGATCGCCATCCTCGCCACCTTGCTCGCCATCGCGACGACCGGGGGCATGTTCGTGGTCCCGCTTTATGCCTTCCTGACCACCACGGTCGAGAAGGATCAGACCGCGCGCACCGTCGCGGCGAACAACATCGTGAACTGCTTTGCGATGACGATCGGCTCGGTGGCGGTCTTCGGGATCAGCGCGATGGGCGTCACGCCGGAGAATATGCTGTTCGTCGTGGCGGGCATGTGCCTGGTTTCCGCCTGGCTGGCGCTTCGGCTCCACCGCGCCTGCGACGATGGGTGCGTCCAGCCGGGCTGA